The DNA region AGGTGGACAGCATGTCAACAAAACCGATTCAGCAGTGCGCTTAACCCATACACCAACAGGGATTGTCGTCTCTAGCCAAGCGCAACGTTCTCAATTAAAAAATAGAGAACAGGCTATGGGAATGTTGAAGTCGAAGTTATATCAGTTAGAAGTTGAGAAAAAAGAACAAGAAGAAGCAGAGTTACGTGGCGAACAACTAGAAAATGGTTGGGGTTCACAAATCAGATCGTATGTCTTTCATCCATATTCAATGGTGAAGGATCATCGAACAAATCATGAAGTAGGCAATACGCAGTCTGTCATGGACGGTGGTCTTGATGGGTTTATGGATGCATTCTTAAGATTAAGTCTTTGATAAGATTGTTATAAATGATACACATTTGTAATTAAATGTAAGATGATTTACAATGTTTGAGTGCTATAATGTGTAACATAGCTGACAACTAGGCGACCAAATCGCTAGTTAGATAGGAGAATGAAAATGATTGAAATGAAAAATGTCATGAAAAAGTATCCTAACGGAACAACTGCTATCCGTGACATCTCGGTAAATATTGACCAAGGTGAATTCGTATATGTAGTAGGACCAAGTGGTGCTGGTAAATCAACTTTTATTAAGTTAATGTACCGCGAAGAAAAAGCAACAAAAGGATCTATTTCAGTTTGTGGATTTAATTTAATGAAAATTAAAAATAAACAAGTCCCATTATTGCGTCGTGAAATTGGGATTGTCTTCCAAGATTATAAATTATTACCAAAGAAAAAAGTTTATGAGAATGTGGCATACGCGATGCAAGTTATCGGTAAAAAACCACGTGAAACTAAAAAACGTGTGATGGAAGTTTTAGACTTAGTTGGCTTGCGCCATAAAGCAAATGCTTTCCCAGATGAATTGTCAGGTGGGGAACAACAACGTGTGGCTATTGCACGTGCGATTGTTAACACACCGAAAGTTTTAATTGCCGATGAACCAACAGGTAACTTAGACCCTGAAAACTCATGGGAAATCATGAAACTTTTAGAAAAAATCAACTTACAAGGAACAACTGTTGTGATGGCAACACACAATAGTACAATCGTAAATACGATTCGTCACCGCGTTATCGCGGTTGAAAATGGATGTATTATTCGAGATCAACACGAAGGGGAGTACGGTTACGATGATTAGAGGATTTTTCCGTCATATTGGCGAGAGCTTAAAAAGCTTAAAACGTAACGGCTGGATGACTTTAGCTTCTGTCAGTGCCGTAACAGTGACGTTGATTTTAGTAGGTGCTTTCTTAGCCGCTATGTTAAACGTCAATAAATTATCAAAAGACATTGAGAATGCTGTAGATGTTTCTGTTTTCGTTAATATTGGTACGTCAGATAAAGATCGTGATGTATTAGAAACAGAGCTATACAAAATTCCCGGTGTAGTATCAAAAGAAAAAGAAGGTATTCGTTTATCTGGTAAAGATGAACAATTGAAAAAATTAATTGAGGATTTAGGTCCTACATGGAAGTTATTTGATAAAGATAACAATCCCTTATATGATGTTTTTGTTGTAAAAGCAGAAACGCCTGAACAAACAAAAGATATTCAAAGAGCAGCGGCAGAATTACCAAATGTTAAAAAAGCCGATTATGGTGGAGTGTCTTCAGATAATATCTTTAAAATTTCTAGTTTCGTTCGTAAGTGGGGATTGATTGCGACAATTGTTTTATTATTTATTGCAATCTTCTTAATTTCAAATACGATTCGTATTACTATCATTTCACGTAAACGTGAGATTCAAATTATGCGTTTAGTTGGTGCTAAAAACGGCTTCATCCGCTGGCCATTCTTTATTGAAGGCGCTTGGATTGGTCTTTTAGGCGCGATTATTCCGGTGATTGCTATGTACTTTGGTTACCGTAAAATGTTTAATTTATCTAAACAATTATTCGTAAGTTCAAACTTTAGCTTATATCCAACTGCTGAGTTACTACCAAAAGTTTGTTTAGGAATGTTAGTTTTAGGTGTTGCGATTGGTTCATTAGGATCAATTATGTCAATGCGTAAATTCTTAAAAGTATAAATTTTAAAGATCACTTTAAGTGGTCTTTTTTTTATACAAAAAAACACATTAAAGCAGATGCTCTAATGTGTTAAAGGGATATGCTGTTGAACTAGAGTATTTGGGGAAACTAGATTCAACAGGAAATCATATGAACCAGAAAAATGTTAAACAGAAGTTTAAAGCTATTAGCATGCAGAGCTTGGGGAAGTTACTACACACTAATAGTGGCATTAATTATGGTCAAAAGATTTCAGTGTAATTATATCACATTAGTTCAATAAAATAACAATTTCTATAAATTCTAAACAAAATCTCAATAAAATTTAATATTAGACAAAAAATACTATTAAAAAGTAAGTTAAAGTACGAGCATTTTTTTTTGTTAGATGCTATATTTATAGTGATCACACTTTAGGAGGTTTTGTCAGATGGAAATTGTTATAATCGGAGGGATTGCCGCAGGGATGAGTGCGGCAGCAAAAGCATCTAGAACAAATAAAGACGCTAATATTACTGTTATCGAAAAAGAAAAATATATTTCGTTTGGGGCATGTGGATTACCTTATTATTTAGGCGAGGAATTTGCAGATGAAAATGAAATGTTTGCTAGAACACCTGAGCAAATGGAGAAGACAGGGATTAATTTACTGTTAGAACATGAAGCTACAAACATTGATTTTAATAAAAAAATCATTACGGTCACTGATTTACAAACAGGAGAGTCATTTGAAAAAGCTTATGATCGCCTGATGCTAGCTACCGGTGCACAACCGATTGTTCCACCTATTCCAGGGATTGATGCAGATAATGCTTATACGATTACTAAATTAGATTCAGTTAATCGCTTAAAAAAAGCCTTGACTAGCTATAAAAAAATTATGGTTGTTGGTGGCGGTTTTATTGGTGTGGAAGTTGCCGATCAGTTAGTAAAATTAGGTAAAGACGTCACTTTACTTGAAGCTGGCCCAGAAATTATGAGTGGTCCTTTTGATTCTGAATTTTCTCAGAAGTTAAAAGGTGCATTAGAAGAAGATGATATTTGCGTCTGTACGAATGAAGCTGCTGAAGAATTTGTCCAAACAGACGGGCAGATCACCGCCGTTAAAACTGCTAAAGGTCAGTATGAAGTAGACGCTGTCATTATTGCGATTGGTTTCCGTCCAAACACAAAATTTTATGCAGATAATTTCAAAACACTATCTAACGGGGCTATCATTATTGATCAGCATGGTCAAACATCAATTAAGGATGTTTTTGCCGCAGGGGACTGTGCAAGTATTCCTAACAGATTGTTGGGTGATACTTATACGGCTCTTGCAACAAGTGCCAATAAAATGGGACGGATTGTTGGAACAAATATTGGGTTGCCAGAATCTGAATGGGAGTCATTTGTAGGCTCGTTAGGAAGTAGCGCTATTAAAGCAGGGCAATATGAAGCTGCTAGTACGGGTTTAACTGAAAAACAAGCGATTAGCAAAGGTCTTAATATTAAAACGACTTGTATTGAAACAAATAATCATTCAAATTACTACACAGTTCAAGAAAAAATTATGATTAAACTGGTTTACGATGCTGAAACATTTGTCTTATATGGTGCACAATTATTTGGGAAAAACGAAACAGTTTTACGAGCAACTGGTTTAACAACAGCTATTCATGCAGGTATGACGACTAAAGAATTAGGCTTTGTTGACTTCGCATATGCACCACCATTTGCTTCAACTTGGGAAGCAATTAATGTTGCGGCTAACACTGCAAAATAAAAGGGGATGAATAAAGATGATTAATTTACCATTCTTTACCGATTTTTTGAAAATAAGTAACGCTTTTACAGTTATCTCAATCATTGTTTTAATTGCAGGGATATTATTTCTAAAGCAATTAAAAAATAAAAAAGTTAATTTTACCAAACGCATGTTAATTTCTTTAGCATTAGGTTTAATCATTGGTATAGGGATTGATTTAATTGGGCAACAATTTGATGTTTATCAAAACTTTGCACAAATTGAAATTGCCACATGGTTCGGTCTGGTTGGGACAGGCTTCTTAAAACTTGTTCAACTGCTAGCGATTCCAGTTGTCTTCTTATCAATTATTAAAGTGGTGATTGATGTCCAAGGAGATCGGATTAAATCACTGACGGCTAAAACTTTTACAACATTGTTAGGAACAACGGCTATATCAGCTGGAGTCGGGATTTTTGTTGTGAAATTATTCAACTTAAATGGTTCAAGTTTTGCAGGCGATTTAACCGAAGCTAAAATTGAACGAATGGCTGACATTTCAGCTCAAAGTTTTCCAGATTTCTTTTTAAACTTAATTCCAGATAATATTTTTAAAGTGATGAGTGATAACGGGAGCATTGTTTCAGTTGTGATTGTTGCGGCCATGTTTGCGGGAGCTATTCGTTTCTTACAAGTGAAGAAACCGAAAGAGGTTGCGCCATTTGTTACGTTGTTAGATTCATTAAAAGTAACAGTCAATTCAGTCTTAACAAATGTTATTAAATTAATGCCTTATGGTGTTTTAGCATTAGTTAGTAACACCATCATTGCTAATGGTATCGAATCAATTGTAGGGATGTTAGGCTTTATTGCAGCGCTTTATACAGCTGTATTAATTATGTTATTAGTTTATGTTGTGATGTTATTAGTAATGGGTGTTAGCCCTGTAACATTCTTTAAAAAAGCTTTTAATACATTGTTATTCGCATTCTCTTCACGTTCAAGCGTAGGGACATTGCCCTATACTTTGAAAACACTTGAAGATGATATGGGTGTGTCTAAAGAAACAGCCAACTTTGTCGGAACATTAGGGACAACTGTGGGAATGAACGGCTGTGCTGGTGTCTTTCCAGCTATGTTAGGTGTCTTGATTGCTTCAGCGGTGGGAACACCAATGACGTTCTCGTTCTACATGTTAGTTGTCTTAGTTGTAACAGTTGGTTCAATCGGAATTGCTGGTGTACCTGGCACTGCAACAGTTGCTGCGACAGTTACACTAAATGGTTTAGGATACGGTCAAACAATTTCAAGCATTGGGGCAATCTTTGGGATTGATCCAATTGTTGATATGGGACGGACAATGTTAAATGTTGCTGGTTCGATGGTGTCAGCTATTATGGTCGATAAATGGGAAGGTAACTTTGATAAGGAAGCCTACAACACATTTAATGAAACAATCGAAGAATAAGTTAAAAAGGCTAGTCTGCTGACTAGCCTTTTTATATTGTTTGTCATCGTAATATCAGTTAAAATATGAGTTACGAGAATGTATTGAAAGGAATTATTATGTCTAAATATATATTAGTGATAGATCAAGGGACAACCAGTACCCGTGCGATTTTATTTAATAAAGAGGGGGTGGATGTTGCCAAGGCTCAAGAAGAATTTCCTCAGTATTTTCCTCAACCGAGTTGGGTTGAACATGATGCTAATGAGATTTGGCAAAGTGTTTTAAGTGTCATTTCTAAAGTCATGAAAGAAGCTGATATTACATCAAAAGATCTTGATAGTATAGGGATTACAAATCAGCGAGAGACAACGGTTATTTGGGATAAAGAAACTGGTATGCCGATACACCATGCCTTAGTTTGGCAATCCCGTCAAAGCAATGAATTAACAGAGGAGTTGATCGAGTCAGGTCACGAAGAATTGATTCGTGAAAAGACCGGGCTAAAAGTTAACTCATATTTTTCGGCTACGAAAGTTATGTGGTTATTAGATGAAATTCCACAAGCAAGACAACGTGCTGAGCGTGGAGAATTACTTTTTGGAACGATTGATACATGGTTAATTTGGAAATTAACCGATGGGAAAGTTCATGCGACCGATTATACTAACGCCTCAAGAACTATGATGTACAACATTCATGATTTAGAATGGGATCAAGAGCTGTTAGACTTGTATAATATTCCCGCAAGTTTATTACCAGAGGTGAAAAAATCATCTGCAGACTACGGTACAACAGACTATTACCACTTGTTTGAAACTGGCGTAAAAATCATGGGTGTGGCTGGTGATCAACAAGCTGCCTTATTTGGTCAAAACTGTTTTGAAGCGGGGAATGTCAAAAATACTTATGGTACAGGATCATTTATCCTAATGAACACTGGAGACAAAGCAATCCAATCAGATTATGGACTATTAACAACCTTAGCTTGTGATGGACAGGGTGAGGTCTGCTACGCATTAGAAGGAAGTGTCTTTGTTTCTGGTTCTGCGATTCAGTGGCTACGTGATGGCTTAGAAATCATTAAGGATTCTGCTGAAACGGAGAAAATGTCTCAAAATTTAGCAAGTAACGAGGGAGTCTATATTGTGCCAGCATTTGTGGGGTTAGGTGCACCTTATTGGGATTCAAATGTGCGTGGCGCAATTTTTGGCGTGACACGTGGAACGACAAGAAACACCTTTGCACGAGCGACTTTGGAAAGTATTGCTTACCAAACAAAAGATGTAGTGGAAACAATGATTAAAGAAACAGGCTTACCAATGACACAGATGAAAGTCGACGGTGGCGCTTCTAAAAATAATTTCTTACTAAGTTTCCAAGCTGATATTTTAAACTTACCAATTTTTAGACCAATGGTTAATGAAACAACAGCTTTAGGTGCAGCTTACCTAGCTGGTTTAGCAAGTGGTTTCTGGAAAGATACAGAAGAAATTAAACATATTTGGCAAGTCGATGCTAGTTATTATCCAGATATGGATGAAGAATCTCGCAATAAGTACTATCGTAAATGGCAAAAAGCAGTTGCCGCAGCCCGTAGTTTTTGTGATGAAGATTAAGTCAGACTTTAAATAGAGAAACAAATCCTCCTTAAGACCTATGACGAATTATGCGATATAATGCATAATAGTGTTATCAGGTTGATTTCTATTAACAAATGGAAATCATAAGGAGGTTTTTTTATGAAAGAACAAGAAAGAATTGTTGAATTAATAAATATGGGTGTCATTTCTGCGGAAGAAGGCTTAAGTCTATTAGAAAAAATTGCTGATGAAAAAAAAGCAGATTCATTTGCAACTAAAAAAACAGCAGTTAATGAAACGGAAGACCAATCTTTCTCAGATATTAAGTTGGAAATAGAGGCTATTAAACTACAAATTTCTGAATTAGAAACGGAATTAGTTCAGGAGATGTATCACTTGCCGGAACAAGCAGAATTGAAGGCTGAAAAAGAAGAAGAGTTAACTGAACTGCAATTAACGTTAACCGAGTTAGAAGAAGAGTTAAACGAGTCAGCAGAAGAAAAAATCATGAGTGGTATCAAGGGAAATAAATCATTTTTTAGCGAGGACGCTGAAAAGTCGCTTGAAGATGAAGAACCATTATCACAACGAATTGGTGGTTTCTTTAAAGCGATGACAGAAAGTGTTTCGGCACATGATTTGAAACGCTCATTATCACCAAAGGCTAACAGTAGTTTTAAACACGAGTTTTATTACCCAGAAATCAAAGCAACTAATATAGACTTTAAAGTTGCTAATGGTAATATTATGTTTAACACGTGGGATAAAGAGGATGTGAAAGTTGAAGCAACTATTAAGCTTTATGGAAAAATGGAAGCTGAAACAGACTTAGAAGCATTCTTACAAAGAAGCCGAATCGAAGTGAACGATGACACGATTAGTTTCCAATTACCTAACAAACGCGTGAAGGCTGACTTAAATATTTTTATTCCAAGTCGTATATACGATCATGTTTCAATTAATTTATTGAATGGTGATATGGACTTAAGTGATCTTAAAACAAATGATTGTTTCATTAAGAGCACAAATGGAGATAAAACATTTAATGCAATTTCAGCAACAATGTTAGAAATTGAAGGCGTTAATGGGAATGTTCTATTAGCAGATGCTTCGATAAATGACATTATGGTGGAAACGGTCAATGGTAATGCTAATTTAGCAGGAACTTTCCAAACGGTTACTGCCAAAGCAACTAATGGAGATTTACGCCTAATGCCAACAACGTCAGAGCTGAAAAATGTTGATGTTCGTGTAAAAAACGGTACAATTAAAGTAGCAATTCCTGAAAAACAAAGTGTAGAAGCTTACTTAAAGACGGATTTTGGCAGCATTAATCACCGTGTTGGGGAAAGTGAAATCATTCGTGAGAAAAAAGATAAAACTAGCTCGCAAATTCAATTGCGTCGAACATTGGAAAGCGAAGCGGTTCATTTGCGTCTAAGTTCAACAACAGGTAGTATTTATATTAAAGATAAATCAATTTAAATTTGATCAATAAGGGGTATGGTTATGAAGAAAAAATTAGTTAAATCAAATAAAGATAGAGTTGTTTCAGGTGTCTTAGCAGGAATTGGGGAATATTTAAATATTGATCCAACGATTATTAGAGTATTGTTCGCATTAACAATTTTCTTTAGTTTTTGGGCAACAATTATTATTTACATCTTGTTAGCTATTGTGATCCCAACAGAAAGTGGTCAATCAAGACAATCAGCTAGTTTCGAAGGTGAGTTTTCTGAATTTGAAAAAACAACTAAACAAGGTAAACGTCCTCGTAAAGAGGCGGAAAAAGTTGAGGATGAATGGAGCGATTTTTAATGGGATACTTCCAAAGTTTAATTGTTAGCACCTTAACCTTTATCTCGTTATCGGTCATTTTACCGGATAATATGCTTTATGTTAGTAGTATTCTAGTAGCGTTAATTGCTAGTTTTGTCTTATCATTACTAAATGTCTTAGTAAAACCAATTTTACATTTATTATCGCTACCAATTACTTTTTTAACACTAGGGTTGTTTAGCTTCGTGATTAATGCTGTCATCTTACAGCTAACATCAGCAGTATTAGGTGAACAAAACTTTATGTTTTCAAGTTTCGGTGCGTCAATCTTAGTGGCTGTTATTATGACACTGGTAAATAGTGTTGTTGTAAACCATAATTTGACGAAATAAAAAAGACTATCGTTTGATAGTCTTTTTTTATTTGCGTAATGAATCGACAACTAATTTATTTGGTGTTACAAAAACTGTTTTTTGATTTTCGTATATCACGTATCCAGGCTTAGAACCATTTGGCTTTTTAACATGTTTAACTTTAACATAGTCAACAGGGACTGAAGCAGAGAGCCGATATTTTGAATAATAAGCCGCTAGTATAGCTGCTTCTTCAATCGTTTCATAGCTTGGGGTGCTATCTTGAATAATGACATGAGAACCCGGTATGTCTTTAGCATGTAACCAGATATGATTTTTATCAGCCGTTTTCATTGTCAATTGGTCATTTTGAATATTATTTTTTCCGACGAGAATCGTAACGCCGTCTGAAGAGAGATACGTTTCGGGTTTACTCTTAGCTTGGCTATTTCGTTTGCCAGGTATTTTTTTAGCTCGGATATAACGTTCAGAAATAAGTTCTTCACGAATGTATTCAATTTCCTTAGGAGTGGCTAAATCAAGTTGTGATAGGACGGAGTCCAAATAGGCCGCTTCTTTTTCAACTAATTCCAATTGTTCCCCAATGATTTTGACGCTGTTTTTCAACTTGCCATATTTATGGAAATATTTTTGAGCATTTTGTGAAGGTGATAAATCTTCCCTTAATTGAATTTCGATAGGTTGGTTATCTTCGTAGTAGTTTTCAAGGGTGATTTTGTTAGCGCCACGAGGGACTTCATGAAGGTAAGTTGTTAACAATTCACCTTTTTGACGAACCAACTCGGCGTTAGTTGTTTGGGCCAAATCCTTCGTCAGTTTTTCTTTTTTAGTAACCATTTTTTTTCGTTCATTTTCAATTTTACGAATAAGTTCACCAGCTTGCTGTTTAACACGTTCTTTTTCCGCTTTTCCATCATAGAATTGATCCAATAGATCATGAAGTGTTGGAAAAGTATAACGTTCTGGTCCTAATGAATCAAAACTAATTGGTGTGAAGTATTCTTTGTTTTCATAAATACTTAAAGTAGGCGTGATTTCAGATTCTAGCTCATGCCAAAATTGTTTCCAGACACCAAGAGGTTCAGTAGGGGTTTCCAGCATGCGGTGAGCAAGTTCGTTGGCTGTATCTTTTCCTAAGCCTTGAAAGTTCTCCTGGAAAAAAGTTGCTGAAAGCTCATCTGCTGTAGAAAGCAATTCAAATAGTTTAGTTTGATCGATTGTATAAGGATTTTCTTGTTTAGTATTAATCGGAGGTTGCACGTAATCAGCGCCAGGTAATAAGATTCTAAAGGTATTTTGACTAGGCCCCACATGTTTAATACAATCTAATATTTTA from Vagococcus coleopterorum includes:
- the ftsE gene encoding cell division ATP-binding protein FtsE: MIEMKNVMKKYPNGTTAIRDISVNIDQGEFVYVVGPSGAGKSTFIKLMYREEKATKGSISVCGFNLMKIKNKQVPLLRREIGIVFQDYKLLPKKKVYENVAYAMQVIGKKPRETKKRVMEVLDLVGLRHKANAFPDELSGGEQQRVAIARAIVNTPKVLIADEPTGNLDPENSWEIMKLLEKINLQGTTVVMATHNSTIVNTIRHRVIAVENGCIIRDQHEGEYGYDD
- the ftsX gene encoding permease-like cell division protein FtsX; this encodes MIRGFFRHIGESLKSLKRNGWMTLASVSAVTVTLILVGAFLAAMLNVNKLSKDIENAVDVSVFVNIGTSDKDRDVLETELYKIPGVVSKEKEGIRLSGKDEQLKKLIEDLGPTWKLFDKDNNPLYDVFVVKAETPEQTKDIQRAAAELPNVKKADYGGVSSDNIFKISSFVRKWGLIATIVLLFIAIFLISNTIRITIISRKREIQIMRLVGAKNGFIRWPFFIEGAWIGLLGAIIPVIAMYFGYRKMFNLSKQLFVSSNFSLYPTAELLPKVCLGMLVLGVAIGSLGSIMSMRKFLKV
- a CDS encoding CoA-disulfide reductase; amino-acid sequence: MEIVIIGGIAAGMSAAAKASRTNKDANITVIEKEKYISFGACGLPYYLGEEFADENEMFARTPEQMEKTGINLLLEHEATNIDFNKKIITVTDLQTGESFEKAYDRLMLATGAQPIVPPIPGIDADNAYTITKLDSVNRLKKALTSYKKIMVVGGGFIGVEVADQLVKLGKDVTLLEAGPEIMSGPFDSEFSQKLKGALEEDDICVCTNEAAEEFVQTDGQITAVKTAKGQYEVDAVIIAIGFRPNTKFYADNFKTLSNGAIIIDQHGQTSIKDVFAAGDCASIPNRLLGDTYTALATSANKMGRIVGTNIGLPESEWESFVGSLGSSAIKAGQYEAASTGLTEKQAISKGLNIKTTCIETNNHSNYYTVQEKIMIKLVYDAETFVLYGAQLFGKNETVLRATGLTTAIHAGMTTKELGFVDFAYAPPFASTWEAINVAANTAK
- a CDS encoding cation:dicarboxylate symporter family transporter, whose product is MINLPFFTDFLKISNAFTVISIIVLIAGILFLKQLKNKKVNFTKRMLISLALGLIIGIGIDLIGQQFDVYQNFAQIEIATWFGLVGTGFLKLVQLLAIPVVFLSIIKVVIDVQGDRIKSLTAKTFTTLLGTTAISAGVGIFVVKLFNLNGSSFAGDLTEAKIERMADISAQSFPDFFLNLIPDNIFKVMSDNGSIVSVVIVAAMFAGAIRFLQVKKPKEVAPFVTLLDSLKVTVNSVLTNVIKLMPYGVLALVSNTIIANGIESIVGMLGFIAALYTAVLIMLLVYVVMLLVMGVSPVTFFKKAFNTLLFAFSSRSSVGTLPYTLKTLEDDMGVSKETANFVGTLGTTVGMNGCAGVFPAMLGVLIASAVGTPMTFSFYMLVVLVVTVGSIGIAGVPGTATVAATVTLNGLGYGQTISSIGAIFGIDPIVDMGRTMLNVAGSMVSAIMVDKWEGNFDKEAYNTFNETIEE
- the glpK gene encoding glycerol kinase GlpK, giving the protein MMSKYILVIDQGTTSTRAILFNKEGVDVAKAQEEFPQYFPQPSWVEHDANEIWQSVLSVISKVMKEADITSKDLDSIGITNQRETTVIWDKETGMPIHHALVWQSRQSNELTEELIESGHEELIREKTGLKVNSYFSATKVMWLLDEIPQARQRAERGELLFGTIDTWLIWKLTDGKVHATDYTNASRTMMYNIHDLEWDQELLDLYNIPASLLPEVKKSSADYGTTDYYHLFETGVKIMGVAGDQQAALFGQNCFEAGNVKNTYGTGSFILMNTGDKAIQSDYGLLTTLACDGQGEVCYALEGSVFVSGSAIQWLRDGLEIIKDSAETEKMSQNLASNEGVYIVPAFVGLGAPYWDSNVRGAIFGVTRGTTRNTFARATLESIAYQTKDVVETMIKETGLPMTQMKVDGGASKNNFLLSFQADILNLPIFRPMVNETTALGAAYLAGLASGFWKDTEEIKHIWQVDASYYPDMDEESRNKYYRKWQKAVAAARSFCDED
- the liaX gene encoding daptomycin-sensing surface protein LiaX; translation: MKEQERIVELINMGVISAEEGLSLLEKIADEKKADSFATKKTAVNETEDQSFSDIKLEIEAIKLQISELETELVQEMYHLPEQAELKAEKEEELTELQLTLTELEEELNESAEEKIMSGIKGNKSFFSEDAEKSLEDEEPLSQRIGGFFKAMTESVSAHDLKRSLSPKANSSFKHEFYYPEIKATNIDFKVANGNIMFNTWDKEDVKVEATIKLYGKMEAETDLEAFLQRSRIEVNDDTISFQLPNKRVKADLNIFIPSRIYDHVSINLLNGDMDLSDLKTNDCFIKSTNGDKTFNAISATMLEIEGVNGNVLLADASINDIMVETVNGNANLAGTFQTVTAKATNGDLRLMPTTSELKNVDVRVKNGTIKVAIPEKQSVEAYLKTDFGSINHRVGESEIIREKKDKTSSQIQLRRTLESEAVHLRLSSTTGSIYIKDKSI
- a CDS encoding PspC domain-containing protein, producing MKKKLVKSNKDRVVSGVLAGIGEYLNIDPTIIRVLFALTIFFSFWATIIIYILLAIVIPTESGQSRQSASFEGEFSEFEKTTKQGKRPRKEAEKVEDEWSDF
- a CDS encoding phage holin family protein, with amino-acid sequence MGYFQSLIVSTLTFISLSVILPDNMLYVSSILVALIASFVLSLLNVLVKPILHLLSLPITFLTLGLFSFVINAVILQLTSAVLGEQNFMFSSFGASILVAVIMTLVNSVVVNHNLTK
- a CDS encoding NFACT RNA binding domain-containing protein, translated to MSFDGVFTHSIIHELKAKIQNGRLSKVHQPYDNELVLIIRQQGQNHKLLLSAHSQYARIQLTSMEYHNPTTPPNFCLMLRKHLEGAIIQDIKQIENDRIVEIHFSKRNDLGDLEDIALVVELMGRHSNIVLVNQENNKILDCIKHVGPSQNTFRILLPGADYVQPPINTKQENPYTIDQTKLFELLSTADELSATFFQENFQGLGKDTANELAHRMLETPTEPLGVWKQFWHELESEITPTLSIYENKEYFTPISFDSLGPERYTFPTLHDLLDQFYDGKAEKERVKQQAGELIRKIENERKKMVTKKEKLTKDLAQTTNAELVRQKGELLTTYLHEVPRGANKITLENYYEDNQPIEIQLREDLSPSQNAQKYFHKYGKLKNSVKIIGEQLELVEKEAAYLDSVLSQLDLATPKEIEYIREELISERYIRAKKIPGKRNSQAKSKPETYLSSDGVTILVGKNNIQNDQLTMKTADKNHIWLHAKDIPGSHVIIQDSTPSYETIEEAAILAAYYSKYRLSASVPVDYVKVKHVKKPNGSKPGYVIYENQKTVFVTPNKLVVDSLRK